A section of the Aricia agestis chromosome 4, ilAriAges1.1, whole genome shotgun sequence genome encodes:
- the LOC121726278 gene encoding uncharacterized protein LOC121726278 isoform X7: MAHVEPMDVDSMESDYEDKENSILHSNVIPKIPCTEKGYEELDASELNMKLRYSITPASSPMSRSYTANCKDNKNIEERNSSCIGNANLTNSFNSTLTNNDINNASKVYPLQTLPTENLNDMNRNVLLPKSIDKEDKNVTITVSNSVDENISIPSTSSSITHTPESTTPTKELPKDGGSPIMRGLRSVLSMFKPQSPGPSHEQGPQEDSGPLQANNTITDESPLHPVEVSTPLRTTNRTSPKRTSPHRDSINFNDDLEKELQWKDDSTILFKEEKIPKHKLFLQESVASNIESKILNKTKEECNGTIEYMDISYNDSALIDKTMTDIETKPHGLEAGGLESDDLPVSTSTDVAKSEDSTKAGNGAENFTDTAQHRKEERKNITFVTCENESYNNLHSAYENEIECKENCVEKIKDLVVNEDAKSENAVYGNSQSNDVDTILPQIEHEITCNENNREIIFEAIDFNLENKILEENNKEMAESLQTINNSSKTLEINVDFCEISQNNKGIDENAESLNEKVKNNNVDKNTKIVISEINKMLPMDVPLPTDSEFDKEIVDFCDANKIPDDLKVNEISESFEINANKDLDKLTYLLETPIEKIGDKTINQQSNSSHCKLDSTLKITDEKCVTVACNKTFDNNYSFEVIEKGQEEGESIVLKSGQSNNITMLNKSNADDIVIDDKPETFSNNSFQPTHDETFQCYTNESKSKNELSSPCDTNSNFENLGVEEFSNIKQLSNPFETKNKIQTSPPLSPVISSKGYNINFDDIEDPFATKIKIRQSPNPETSGHIALISEDNKSRKVSPKVNKSEKRKSYPIRKPMNAKNNSLNATFDCDNKKGCKANVEDSDKIAKNTKKEETIDSFKADTSGLSNTVINSTSKYNLDIKKKSLIDNKIEAIEEGHLFSKPTDPTPVRDITKSVFNCPEINDLNFCSITDKQKTMSSNLTIPSGDITFSDEDCPKANIDSLDSICPEVQGVALVDGETSISKDSKSGDIKEVNTEDEDTATFNETIEFIENDKENPNTEKDLLAFEVSHTALDNENIDNGEMFIDAEAFEFLLNQNQSNVIADSGKESLFLKFDPLFTKRVSSDGIIAALKKVQNNQSTPKKLTKLQLQTPSEMPGPSQKETVDDVIDEASIQAMTKPMMVVNPAINSIVSPRKAATPKVNRQSLTFTSPAMAVIDKLLSLSGSSLVANHNTPVSPVRQHNETDIAITQLREMLADKDIHVHNLKSESKELKDRLSSLEAQVKSLEVESAERLKKVNDLNERLLEKTKINKSMSNVVEEYERTISSLIAQIEQEKKNNAEERIMLIKERDEQTAHLASMEVSFNDLHSKYEKSKQLIYSMKANEETYKKSIQEFEESLTKMQNNYELLKQHATSKLNHANLELERFNRAHESEVLKLNALIKRKELHITSLEETLAQKTKANEELTAICDELINKVG; encoded by the exons ATGGCTCACGTCGAGCCCATGGATGTCGATAGTATGGAAAGTGATTATGAAGATAAGGAGAACTCAATACTCCATAGCAATGTGATACCAAAAATACCATGCACTGAAAAAGGGTATGAGGAGCTGGATGCTTCTGAATTAAATATGAAGTTAAGATATTCCATTACTCCTGCATCATCTCCTATGTCGAGAAGCTATACGGCCAACTGCAAggacaataaaaatattgaagaaaGAAATAGCAGTTGTATTGGAAACGCTAACCTCACAAATTCATTTAACTCGACCTTAACAAACAATGATATAAACAATGCAAGTAAGGTTTACCCATTACAAACTTTGCCAACTGAAAATTTAAATGACATGAATAGAAATGTGTTGCTTCCTAAATCTATTGATAAGGAAGATAAAAATGTTACTATAACTGTAAGTAATAGTGTAGATGAAAACATATCCATTCCAAGTACATCATCATCGATCACTCATACACCGGAGTCTACCACACCTACAAAAGAATTACCTAAAGATGGAGGCTCACCAATTATGAGAGGTTTACGGAGCGTTCTTAGTATGTTTAAGCCGCAAAGTCCTGGACCATCACATGAACAGGGACCACAAGAGGACAGTGGACCGCTGCAGGCTAATAATACTATTACGGACGAGTCTCCATTACATCCAGTTGAGGTTTCCACCCCGCTCCGTACAACAAATAGAACCTCCCCGAAGAGGACCAGTCCACATAGGGACAGCATAAATTTCAATGATGATTTGGAAAAGGAGTTGCAATGGAAAGATGATTCCACTATACTGtttaaagaagaaaaaattCCAAAACATAAATTGTTCCTGCAGGAGTCAGTAGCATCAAACATAGAATctaagattttaaataaaaccaaAGAGGAATGTAACGGGACCATAGAATATATGGATATATCTTATAATGATAGTGCTCTTATTGATAAAACTATGACTGACATAGAAACAAAACCACATGGTCTGGAAGCTGGTGGACTGGAGTCTGATG ATTTACCGGTGAGTACAAGTACTGATGTAGCAAAGTCCGAGGACTCAACCAAAGCTGGAAATGGTGCTGAAAACTTTACTGATACAGCTCAACATAGAAAAGAAGAAAGGAAAAACATTACATTTGTTACTTGTGAAAATGAAAGTTATAACAATTTACATTCTGCATATGAAAATGAGATAGAATGCAAAGAAAACTGTGTTGAAAAAATTAAGGATCTTGTAGTTAATGAAGACGCCAAAAGCGAAAATGCTGTATATGGAAATAGTCAAAGCAATGACGTAGATACTATTTTACCTCAAATAGAACATGAAATTACATGCAATGAAAACAACAGGGAGATAATTTTCGAAGCTATTGattttaatttagaaaataaaatacttgAAGAAAATAACAAAGAAATGGCTGAGTCTTTACAGACAATTAATAATAGTAGTAAAACTTTGGAAATAAATGTTGATTTTTGTGAAATATCACAGAATAATAAAGGTATTGATGAGAATGCAGAGTCTTTAAATGAAAAggtgaaaaataataatgtagacaaaaatactaaaatcgttatatcagaaataaataaaatgttgccAATGGATGTACCACTTCCTACAGATAGCGAATTTGATAAAGAAATTGTTGATTTTTGTGATGCAAATAAAATTCCtgatgacttaaaagttaatgaaatatctgaaagttttgaaataaatgCAAACAAAGATTTGGATAAATTGACTTATTTGCTAGAAACACCAATAGAAAAAATTGGTGACAAAACCATTAATCAACAAAGCAACTCAAGTCATTGTAAACTTGATTCAACATTGAAAATTACTGACGAAAAATGTGTAACTGTGGCTTGTAATAAAAcattcgataataattattcatttgaAGTTATTGAAAAGGGACAAGAAGAAGGTGAATCAATTGTACTTAAAAGTGGTCAGAGTAATAACATAACTATGTTAAATAAAAGCAATGCTGATGATATAGTAATTGATGACAAACCTGAAACCTTCAGCAATAATTCCTTTCAACCAACACATGATGAAACCTTTCAATGTTACACAAatgaatcaaaatcaaaaaacgAACTGTCTTCTCCATGTGATACCAAtagtaattttgaaaatttgggtGTAGAAGAGTTTTCTAATATAAAACAATTGTCGaatccatttgaaacaaaaaataaaatacaaacatcACCTCCCTTATCACCAGTAATAAGCAGCAAAGGTTACAATATCAACTTTGATGATATTGAGGATCCATTTGCaacgaaaattaaaataagacaATCGCCTAATCCTGAAACCTCAGGTCACATTGCTTTGATATCAGAAGATAATAAATCGCGAAAAGTGTCGCCAAAAGTTAATAAATCAGAAAAACGTAAGTCATATCCAATAAGAAAACCTATGAATGCTAAAAATAACTCTTTAAATGCTACTTTTGACTGTGATAATAAAAAGGGATGCAAAGCAAATGTTGAGGATAGTGACAAAATAgcgaaaaatacaaaaaaagaagaAACAATTGATTCTTTTAAAGCTGATACAAGTGGATTATCCAACACAGTAATTAATTCTACAAGTAAATATAAcctagatattaaaaaaaaatctttaatcgATAATAAGATTGAGGCTATAGAAGAGGGGCATTTATTTTCTAAGCCAACAGATCCCACTCCTGTACGAGATATTACCAAAAGTGTATTTAATTGCCCCGAAattaatgatttaaatttttgttctaTTACtgataaacaaaaaactatGTCATCAAATTTAACGATACCGTCTGGCGATATAACATTCAGCGACGAAGATTGTCCAAAGGCAAACATAGACTCGCTAGATTCAATTTGTCCTGAAGTTCAAGGGGTGGCTCTTGTGGATGGTGAAACATCAATTTCTAAAGATTCTAAAAGTGGTGATATAAAAGAAGTAAATACTGAAGATGAAGATACCGCCACATTTAATGAAACAATTGAATTTATTGAAAATGATAAAGAAAATCCAAACACCGAAAAAGACTTGTTAGCATTTGAAGTTTCACATACAGCTCTAGACAATGAGAACATAGACAATGGTGAAATGTTTATTGACGCTGAGGCATTTGAATTTCTTTTAAACCAAAATCAAAGTAATGTTATAGCAGACAGTGGCAAAGAAAGCCTATTTCTTAAGTTTGATCCCTTGTTTACGAAAAGGGTTTCTTCGGATGGTATAATAGCTGCTTTGAAAAAAGTTCAAAATAACCAAAGTACccctaaaaaattaacaaagttGCAATTACAAACACCATCAGAAATGCCAGGCCCTTCTCAAAAAGAAACAGTTGATGATGTAATTGATGAAGCGAGCATTCAAGCCATGACAAAACCAATGATGGTAGTTAACCCAGCTATTAATTCAATAGTTTCTCCCAGAAAAGCAGCAACTCCTAAAGTTAATAGGCAATCACTTACATTTACATCTCCTGCAATGGCTGTAATTGACAAACTCTTGTCATTAAGCGGTAGCAGTTTAGTTGCCAATCACAATACACCTGTATCACCTGTAAGACAGCACAACGAAACTGATATAGCAATAACTCAGCTAAGGGAGATGCTGGCAGATAAAGATATCCATGTCCATAATTTAAAGTCAGAAAGTAAGGAACTGAAAGATAGATTATCCAGTTTAGAAGCACAAGTTAAATCTTTAGAAGTAGAGAGCGCAGAGCGACTGAAGAAAGTAAACGACTTGAACGAAAGACTTCTCGAaaagactaaaattaataaaagtatgtCCAATGTAGTTGAGGAATATGAAAGGACAATCTCAAGTCTGATTGCCCAAATAGaacaagaaaagaaaaataatgctGAAGAAAGAATCATGTTAATAAAAGAAAGAGATGAACAAACTGCACACTTAGCCAGCATGGAAGTGTCATTTAATGATCTACATAGTAAATACGAGAAAAGTAAACAGCTCATTTACAGCATGAAAGCAAACGAAgaaacatacaaaaagtccATCCAAGAATTTGAAGAAAGTTTaacaaaaatgcaaaacaattATGAGCTACTAAAACAACATGCAACATCAAAATTAAATCATGCCAATCTAGAGTTGGAGAGATTTAATAGGGCACATGAATctgaagttttaaaattaaatgcccTAATTAAACGGAAAGAGCTACACATTACTAGCCTTGAAGAAACTCTAGCCCAGAAGACCAAAGCTAATGAAGAACTGACAGCCATATGTGATGAACTAATTAATAAAGTAGGATGA
- the LOC121726278 gene encoding uncharacterized protein LOC121726278 isoform X5, whose product MAHVEPMDVDSMESDYEDKENSILHSNVIPKIPCTEKGYEELDASELNMKLRYSITPASSPMSRSYTANCKDNKNIEERNSSCIGNANLTNSFNSTLTNNDINNASKVYPLQTLPTENLNDMNRNVLLPKSIDKEDKNVTITVSNSVDENISIPSTSSSITHTPESTTPTKELPKDGGSPIMRGLRSVLSMFKPQSPGPSHEQGPQEDSGPLQANNTITDESPLHPVEVSTPLRTTNRTSPKRTSPHRDSINFNDDLEKELQWKDDSTILFKEEKIPKHKLFLQESVASNIESKILNKTKEECNGTIEYMDISYNDSALIDKTMTDIETKPHGLEAGGLESDDLPVCISTDVAKSEDSTKAGNKSDFNNISPQNLSLTPSNININICENRLTNDNVSNTEDNDIYIKDENSAKNVTDIVPGRCTDLPVFTSTDVAKSEDSTKAENGNNSDFNNVSPQNLSLSHSKDMSDLPVNSDMDICEEMLPNNNVSNTEVNDIDVKNENSVKNVTDIVTGEYTDLPVSTSTDVAKSEDSTKAGNGAENFTDTAQHRKEERKNITFVTCENESYNNLHSAYENEIECKENCVEKIKDLVVNEDAKSENAVYGNSQSNDVDTILPQIEHEITCNENNREIIFEAIDFNLENKILEENNKEMAESLQTINNSSKTLEINVDFCEISQNNKGIDENAESLNEKVKNNNVDKNTKIVISEINKMLPMDVPLPTDSEFDKEIVDFCDANKIPDDLKVNEISESFEINANKDLDKLTYLLETPIEKIGDKTINQQSNSSHCKLDSTLKITDEKCVTVACNKTFDNNYSFEVIEKGQEEGESIVLKSGQSNNITMLNKSNADDIVIDDKPETFSNNSFQPTHDETFQCYTNESKSKNELSSPCDTNSNFENLGVEEFSNIKQLSNPFETKNKIQTSPPLSPVISSKGYNINFDDIEDPFATKIKIRQSPNPETSGHIALISEDNKSRKVSPKVNKSEKRKSYPIRKPMNAKNNSLNATFDCDNKKGCKANVEDSDKIAKNTKKEETIDSFKADTSGLSNTVINSTSKYNLDIKKKSLIDNKIEAIEEGHLFSKPTDPTPVRDITKSVFNCPEINDLNFCSITDKQKTMSSNLTIPSGDITFSDEDCPKANIDSLDSICPEVQGVALVDGETSISKDSKSGDIKEVNTEDEDTATFNETIEFIENDKENPNTEKDLLAFEVSHTALDNENIDNGEMFIDAEAFEFLLNQNQSNVIADSGKESLFLKFDPLFTKRVSSDGIIAALKKVQNNQSTPKKLTKLQLQTPSEMPGPSQKETVDDVIDEASIQAMTKPMMVVNPAINSIVSPRKAATPKVNRQSLTFTSPAMAVIDKLLSLSGSSLVANHNTPVSPVRQHNETDIAITQLREMLADKDIHVHNLKSESKELKDRLSSLEAQVKSLEVESAERLKKVNDLNERLLEKTKINKSMSNVVEEYERTISSLIAQIEQEKKNNAEERIMLIKERDEQTAHLASMEVSFNDLHSKYEKSKQLIYSMKANEETYKKSIQEFEESLTKMQNNYELLKQHATSKLNHANLELERFNRAHESEVLKLNALIKRKELHITSLEETLAQKTKANEELTAICDELINKVG is encoded by the exons ATGGCTCACGTCGAGCCCATGGATGTCGATAGTATGGAAAGTGATTATGAAGATAAGGAGAACTCAATACTCCATAGCAATGTGATACCAAAAATACCATGCACTGAAAAAGGGTATGAGGAGCTGGATGCTTCTGAATTAAATATGAAGTTAAGATATTCCATTACTCCTGCATCATCTCCTATGTCGAGAAGCTATACGGCCAACTGCAAggacaataaaaatattgaagaaaGAAATAGCAGTTGTATTGGAAACGCTAACCTCACAAATTCATTTAACTCGACCTTAACAAACAATGATATAAACAATGCAAGTAAGGTTTACCCATTACAAACTTTGCCAACTGAAAATTTAAATGACATGAATAGAAATGTGTTGCTTCCTAAATCTATTGATAAGGAAGATAAAAATGTTACTATAACTGTAAGTAATAGTGTAGATGAAAACATATCCATTCCAAGTACATCATCATCGATCACTCATACACCGGAGTCTACCACACCTACAAAAGAATTACCTAAAGATGGAGGCTCACCAATTATGAGAGGTTTACGGAGCGTTCTTAGTATGTTTAAGCCGCAAAGTCCTGGACCATCACATGAACAGGGACCACAAGAGGACAGTGGACCGCTGCAGGCTAATAATACTATTACGGACGAGTCTCCATTACATCCAGTTGAGGTTTCCACCCCGCTCCGTACAACAAATAGAACCTCCCCGAAGAGGACCAGTCCACATAGGGACAGCATAAATTTCAATGATGATTTGGAAAAGGAGTTGCAATGGAAAGATGATTCCACTATACTGtttaaagaagaaaaaattCCAAAACATAAATTGTTCCTGCAGGAGTCAGTAGCATCAAACATAGAATctaagattttaaataaaaccaaAGAGGAATGTAACGGGACCATAGAATATATGGATATATCTTATAATGATAGTGCTCTTATTGATAAAACTATGACTGACATAGAAACAAAACCACATGGTCTGGAAGCTGGTGGACTGGAGTCTGATG ATTTACCGGTGTGTATAAGTACTGACGTGGCAAAGTCTGAGGACTCAACCAAAGCTGGAAATAAGtcagattttaataatatttcaccACAGAATTTGTCCTTGACACCttctaatataaatataaatatttgtgAGAATAGGCTAACTAATGATAATGTTTCAAACACTGAAGACAAtgatatttatataaaagatgAAAATAGTGCTAAAAACGTTACTGACATAGTGCCTGGTAGATGTACAGATTTACCAGTGTTTACAAGTACTGATGTAGCAAAGTCCGAGGACTCAACCAAAGCTGAAAATGGAAACAATTCAgattttaataatgtttcaCCACAGAATTTGTCATTATCACATTCTAAAGATATGTCAGATTTGCCAGTTAATTCAGATATGGATATTTGTGAAGAAATGCTACCCAATAATAACGTTTCAAACACTGAAGTTAATGATATTGatgtgaaaaatgaaaatagtgTTAAAAACGTTACTGATATAGTGACTGGTGAATATACAGATTTACCGGTGAGTACAAGTACTGATGTAGCAAAGTCCGAGGACTCAACCAAAGCTGGAAATGGTGCTGAAAACTTTACTGATACAGCTCAACATAGAAAAGAAGAAAGGAAAAACATTACATTTGTTACTTGTGAAAATGAAAGTTATAACAATTTACATTCTGCATATGAAAATGAGATAGAATGCAAAGAAAACTGTGTTGAAAAAATTAAGGATCTTGTAGTTAATGAAGACGCCAAAAGCGAAAATGCTGTATATGGAAATAGTCAAAGCAATGACGTAGATACTATTTTACCTCAAATAGAACATGAAATTACATGCAATGAAAACAACAGGGAGATAATTTTCGAAGCTATTGattttaatttagaaaataaaatacttgAAGAAAATAACAAAGAAATGGCTGAGTCTTTACAGACAATTAATAATAGTAGTAAAACTTTGGAAATAAATGTTGATTTTTGTGAAATATCACAGAATAATAAAGGTATTGATGAGAATGCAGAGTCTTTAAATGAAAAggtgaaaaataataatgtagacaaaaatactaaaatcgttatatcagaaataaataaaatgttgccAATGGATGTACCACTTCCTACAGATAGCGAATTTGATAAAGAAATTGTTGATTTTTGTGATGCAAATAAAATTCCtgatgacttaaaagttaatgaaatatctgaaagttttgaaataaatgCAAACAAAGATTTGGATAAATTGACTTATTTGCTAGAAACACCAATAGAAAAAATTGGTGACAAAACCATTAATCAACAAAGCAACTCAAGTCATTGTAAACTTGATTCAACATTGAAAATTACTGACGAAAAATGTGTAACTGTGGCTTGTAATAAAAcattcgataataattattcatttgaAGTTATTGAAAAGGGACAAGAAGAAGGTGAATCAATTGTACTTAAAAGTGGTCAGAGTAATAACATAACTATGTTAAATAAAAGCAATGCTGATGATATAGTAATTGATGACAAACCTGAAACCTTCAGCAATAATTCCTTTCAACCAACACATGATGAAACCTTTCAATGTTACACAAatgaatcaaaatcaaaaaacgAACTGTCTTCTCCATGTGATACCAAtagtaattttgaaaatttgggtGTAGAAGAGTTTTCTAATATAAAACAATTGTCGaatccatttgaaacaaaaaataaaatacaaacatcACCTCCCTTATCACCAGTAATAAGCAGCAAAGGTTACAATATCAACTTTGATGATATTGAGGATCCATTTGCaacgaaaattaaaataagacaATCGCCTAATCCTGAAACCTCAGGTCACATTGCTTTGATATCAGAAGATAATAAATCGCGAAAAGTGTCGCCAAAAGTTAATAAATCAGAAAAACGTAAGTCATATCCAATAAGAAAACCTATGAATGCTAAAAATAACTCTTTAAATGCTACTTTTGACTGTGATAATAAAAAGGGATGCAAAGCAAATGTTGAGGATAGTGACAAAATAgcgaaaaatacaaaaaaagaagaAACAATTGATTCTTTTAAAGCTGATACAAGTGGATTATCCAACACAGTAATTAATTCTACAAGTAAATATAAcctagatattaaaaaaaaatctttaatcgATAATAAGATTGAGGCTATAGAAGAGGGGCATTTATTTTCTAAGCCAACAGATCCCACTCCTGTACGAGATATTACCAAAAGTGTATTTAATTGCCCCGAAattaatgatttaaatttttgttctaTTACtgataaacaaaaaactatGTCATCAAATTTAACGATACCGTCTGGCGATATAACATTCAGCGACGAAGATTGTCCAAAGGCAAACATAGACTCGCTAGATTCAATTTGTCCTGAAGTTCAAGGGGTGGCTCTTGTGGATGGTGAAACATCAATTTCTAAAGATTCTAAAAGTGGTGATATAAAAGAAGTAAATACTGAAGATGAAGATACCGCCACATTTAATGAAACAATTGAATTTATTGAAAATGATAAAGAAAATCCAAACACCGAAAAAGACTTGTTAGCATTTGAAGTTTCACATACAGCTCTAGACAATGAGAACATAGACAATGGTGAAATGTTTATTGACGCTGAGGCATTTGAATTTCTTTTAAACCAAAATCAAAGTAATGTTATAGCAGACAGTGGCAAAGAAAGCCTATTTCTTAAGTTTGATCCCTTGTTTACGAAAAGGGTTTCTTCGGATGGTATAATAGCTGCTTTGAAAAAAGTTCAAAATAACCAAAGTACccctaaaaaattaacaaagttGCAATTACAAACACCATCAGAAATGCCAGGCCCTTCTCAAAAAGAAACAGTTGATGATGTAATTGATGAAGCGAGCATTCAAGCCATGACAAAACCAATGATGGTAGTTAACCCAGCTATTAATTCAATAGTTTCTCCCAGAAAAGCAGCAACTCCTAAAGTTAATAGGCAATCACTTACATTTACATCTCCTGCAATGGCTGTAATTGACAAACTCTTGTCATTAAGCGGTAGCAGTTTAGTTGCCAATCACAATACACCTGTATCACCTGTAAGACAGCACAACGAAACTGATATAGCAATAACTCAGCTAAGGGAGATGCTGGCAGATAAAGATATCCATGTCCATAATTTAAAGTCAGAAAGTAAGGAACTGAAAGATAGATTATCCAGTTTAGAAGCACAAGTTAAATCTTTAGAAGTAGAGAGCGCAGAGCGACTGAAGAAAGTAAACGACTTGAACGAAAGACTTCTCGAaaagactaaaattaataaaagtatgtCCAATGTAGTTGAGGAATATGAAAGGACAATCTCAAGTCTGATTGCCCAAATAGaacaagaaaagaaaaataatgctGAAGAAAGAATCATGTTAATAAAAGAAAGAGATGAACAAACTGCACACTTAGCCAGCATGGAAGTGTCATTTAATGATCTACATAGTAAATACGAGAAAAGTAAACAGCTCATTTACAGCATGAAAGCAAACGAAgaaacatacaaaaagtccATCCAAGAATTTGAAGAAAGTTTaacaaaaatgcaaaacaattATGAGCTACTAAAACAACATGCAACATCAAAATTAAATCATGCCAATCTAGAGTTGGAGAGATTTAATAGGGCACATGAATctgaagttttaaaattaaatgcccTAATTAAACGGAAAGAGCTACACATTACTAGCCTTGAAGAAACTCTAGCCCAGAAGACCAAAGCTAATGAAGAACTGACAGCCATATGTGATGAACTAATTAATAAAGTAGGATGA